One window of the Runella slithyformis DSM 19594 genome contains the following:
- a CDS encoding PadR family transcriptional regulator, which produces MNNSQLYKGSLSLIILKLLEENKRMYGYEITQKVKEQTNGEVVINEGALYPSLHRLEAEGLLTVTIEHVGNRPRKYYALTEKGKTETVSRLEELTDFVKHMQLLLNPKLSLG; this is translated from the coding sequence ATGAACAACTCTCAACTATACAAAGGAAGCCTTTCGCTCATTATCTTAAAATTGTTGGAAGAAAATAAGCGAATGTACGGCTATGAAATCACCCAAAAGGTGAAAGAGCAGACCAATGGTGAAGTGGTTATCAATGAAGGGGCCTTGTATCCGTCATTGCACAGACTGGAAGCGGAAGGTTTATTGACCGTAACCATTGAACACGTTGGCAACCGCCCCCGTAAATACTATGCATTGACCGAAAAAGGCAAAACCGAAACCGTGAGCCGCCTGGAAGAACTCACCGATTTTGTCAAACACATGCAATTATTGTTGAATCC
- a CDS encoding ribbon-helix-helix domain-containing protein: MANEKKAFVLRISADMLKELERWAQEEFRSTNGQIEFLLSDALKKRRKPPGKVPTPAIEE; this comes from the coding sequence ATGGCCAACGAAAAAAAGGCGTTTGTACTTCGAATCAGTGCCGACATGCTGAAAGAGTTGGAGCGATGGGCGCAGGAAGAATTCAGAAGTACCAACGGCCAAATTGAATTTCTTCTGAGCGATGCGCTCAAAAAACGACGCAAGCCGCCAGGGAAAGTGCCGACGCCGGCTATTGAAGAATAG